In Anopheles gambiae chromosome 2, idAnoGambNW_F1_1, whole genome shotgun sequence, a single window of DNA contains:
- the LOC133391748 gene encoding uncharacterized protein LOC133391748, translating to MGLPQVFATVGFVVYESPIFLYPGTRAYEEPFKNILRMAKSRRRVGLYLLNTLEAQPAPGAPIAPSDGVERARSQRSGQEFNPATGPTAATGPTALLIAVKFPGRRKNPTSVSISSTLAGSTNMPLNNPGKATNTHLQRQIGNFNPLPHIYTTSR from the exons ATGGGCCTGCCGCAGGTGTTTGCGACTGTAGGTTTTGTTGTATATGAGTCG CCAATTTTCCTCTATCCTGGAACGAGGGCTTACGAGGAACCTTTTAAGAACATCCTCCGGATGGCGAAGAGTCGGCGAAGAGTCGGGCTCTACCTGCTCAACACGCTAGAGGCCCAGCCGGCACCGGGTGCCCCGATTGCACCGTCAGACGGTGTCGAGCGTGCTCGTTCACAACGTTCGGGGCAGGAATTCAACCCAGCAACAGGACCGACCGCAGCAACAGGACCGACCGCACTACTGATCGCGGTCAAATTTCCTGGCAGGAGAAAAAATCCCACAA GTGTATCGATTTCATCGACGCTCGCTGGCAGCACCAACATGCCACTGAATAACCCCGGAAAGGCGACAAACACTCATCTCCAGCGGCAAATTGGTAACTTTAACCCACTTCCGCACATCTATACGACATCACGTTAA